A single Arachidicoccus sp. BS20 DNA region contains:
- a CDS encoding CusA/CzcA family heavy metal efflux RND transporter translates to MLDSIISFSIKNKLIIGMMTLALIIWGIWSAAKLPIDAVPDITDNQVQVITNCPTLASQEVEQFVTYPIEKAMANLPDLVEMRSFSRFGISVVTLVFKDDVSIYFARQLISENLKSAEKEIPESMGKPELAPVTTGLGEIYQYVIHPKKGSENKYSAMDLRTMQDWIVSRRLYGIEGVAEVTGFGGITKQYEVAVNPDRLKAMNVTISEIFTALQKNNENTGGAYIDKKPNAYFIRGIGMVKTFSDIENIVIKTSSSGIPVLIRDVAKVQFGSPPRYGAMTYNGEKEVVGGIVLMLKGANSNEVVQRVKERMKSIRQSLPDDVVVEPFLDRSQLVNRAIGTVERNLVEGALIVIFVLVIFLGNLRAGLIVASAIPLALLFALSLMNVFGVSANLMSLGAIDFGLIVDGAVIIVEATLHHLGLRKSLQKLTQQEMDDEVFYSASKIRSSAAFGEIIILIVYIPILTLTSIEGKMFTPMAKTVSFAIFGALILSLTYIPMMSALFLSKKVSHKKTFSDKMMNKLQVIYQPLLQKAIKVKYVIVSVVAVLFAICILLFSKMGSEFIPQLQEGDYAFEFVLPQGTSLSQTTETVLQAERIIKQFPEVQMVVGKTGAADVATDPMPMNASDLIIKLKPKKEWTTTHDFYQLAALMKEKLDAIPGVIAEPNQPIQMRFNELMTGIRQDIAIKIFGGNLDTLASLAPRVANIIKNIEGVSEPMIERTAGLPQIAIEYDRARIAAYGLNIKDINQVVTTAFAGKPAGQVFENERRFDLVVRLDSAYRNSLENVADLYIPLRNGNQIPLSQVANVSFKEGPVQISREDGKRRLVIGFNVRGRDVQSVVTDIQKTLGKQVKLPTGYYFTYGGQFENLQKASRRLMIAVPVSLLLIFMLLYFTFRSLKQATLIFTAIPMSAIGGVFALLLRGMPFSISAGVGFIALFGVAVLNGIVLIGTFNQLEKDGVTDILKRVIEGTKERLRPVLMTATVASLGFLPMAISTGAGAEVQKPLATVVIGGLITATFLTLFVLPLLYIIFHSKIKLKMKPVTVMLVLFLTTIAFSANAQRIQISNVDEAIAIALKNNEGIKAKELEIKSAQSLTKTAGELPKLDIGAQLGNYNSNRFDNAFQLSQTIPFPTLFGARKGLINEQIKSKELKSELSVLELKKEVRTYYYQILYLQHNKTQLQYMDSLYDDFIRVAQLRYKTGDTKKVDISTANAKKGEINLLLQQNDVYLANAYQSLRALMNINDSLEIVNTATFQPLQISSLLDSVAIANHPAVKALYQEVQIAEQNKKVERAQALPDFSVGYTNQSLIGYQTINNQEQYFGAGKRFSYVNVGIAIPLTFGANKARVQSQDYARQAAQAGAAQQQKVLTAQLQNALQQYQQDLQQFQYYQQQALPNANEIVSAAQTGYRTGDISYVEYLYALQTATDIRLNYLKSIQQINQSVINIYSLVNQ, encoded by the coding sequence GTGTTAGACAGTATTATTAGCTTCAGTATAAAGAACAAACTCATCATCGGTATGATGACTTTGGCGCTCATCATCTGGGGAATATGGAGCGCCGCAAAACTGCCCATTGACGCGGTTCCCGACATTACCGACAATCAGGTGCAGGTCATTACTAATTGCCCTACGCTGGCCAGCCAGGAAGTGGAACAATTCGTTACTTATCCTATAGAAAAAGCAATGGCAAACCTACCCGATCTGGTGGAAATGCGTTCTTTTTCCCGTTTCGGCATCAGTGTTGTTACCCTTGTGTTTAAGGACGATGTCAGTATTTATTTCGCCCGGCAACTTATCAGCGAAAATCTGAAATCCGCCGAAAAAGAAATTCCCGAAAGTATGGGCAAGCCCGAATTAGCGCCCGTAACCACCGGACTTGGCGAGATTTACCAATACGTTATCCATCCCAAAAAAGGGAGCGAGAATAAATACTCCGCAATGGATTTGCGCACGATGCAGGACTGGATTGTGAGCCGCCGGTTATACGGCATTGAAGGCGTTGCCGAAGTAACAGGTTTCGGCGGCATCACCAAGCAATACGAAGTCGCTGTCAATCCCGACCGGTTGAAAGCGATGAATGTAACCATTTCCGAAATCTTTACGGCGCTGCAAAAAAACAATGAAAATACAGGCGGAGCGTATATTGATAAAAAACCGAATGCCTATTTTATTCGCGGTATCGGTATGGTCAAAACGTTTTCGGACATCGAAAACATTGTTATTAAAACTTCTTCTTCGGGCATTCCCGTGTTGATTCGCGATGTAGCCAAAGTACAGTTCGGTTCGCCGCCCCGTTACGGCGCTATGACATACAACGGCGAAAAAGAAGTGGTGGGCGGCATCGTGCTGATGCTGAAAGGCGCGAACAGCAATGAAGTGGTACAACGGGTAAAAGAGCGGATGAAATCCATCCGGCAATCTTTGCCCGATGACGTGGTCGTTGAGCCTTTCCTGGACAGGTCGCAATTGGTAAACAGAGCTATCGGAACGGTAGAAAGAAACCTTGTGGAAGGTGCGCTGATTGTGATTTTTGTATTGGTTATTTTTCTCGGGAACCTGCGTGCAGGGCTGATTGTAGCGTCAGCGATTCCGTTGGCATTGTTATTTGCGCTAAGCCTGATGAATGTATTTGGCGTAAGCGCGAACCTGATGAGCTTAGGTGCGATTGACTTCGGCTTGATTGTGGACGGAGCGGTTATTATCGTAGAAGCGACCCTGCATCATCTGGGCTTACGAAAATCCCTGCAAAAGCTCACGCAGCAGGAAATGGACGACGAGGTTTTTTATTCAGCTTCCAAAATCCGCAGTAGCGCTGCATTTGGCGAAATCATTATCCTGATTGTCTATATTCCCATTCTTACACTCACGAGCATAGAAGGAAAAATGTTTACGCCGATGGCGAAAACAGTCAGCTTTGCCATATTCGGTGCGTTAATTCTTTCATTAACCTACATACCGATGATGAGCGCGCTGTTCTTATCCAAAAAAGTTTCGCACAAAAAAACTTTTTCGGATAAAATGATGAACAAACTGCAAGTCATTTATCAACCGCTTTTACAGAAAGCGATTAAGGTAAAATATGTCATTGTTTCGGTAGTGGCAGTGCTTTTTGCCATTTGCATTTTGCTCTTTAGTAAAATGGGCAGCGAGTTTATTCCGCAATTACAAGAAGGTGATTATGCCTTTGAATTTGTATTGCCGCAAGGCACGTCGCTGTCGCAAACAACGGAAACCGTTTTGCAGGCAGAACGCATTATCAAACAATTTCCCGAAGTGCAAATGGTGGTCGGCAAAACGGGCGCAGCCGATGTAGCCACCGACCCAATGCCGATGAATGCATCCGATTTAATTATAAAGCTAAAGCCAAAAAAAGAATGGACAACAACGCACGATTTTTATCAACTGGCAGCATTGATGAAAGAAAAACTGGACGCTATTCCGGGTGTCATTGCCGAGCCGAACCAGCCGATACAAATGCGTTTTAATGAGCTGATGACAGGCATCCGCCAGGATATAGCCATTAAAATATTCGGGGGAAATTTGGATACACTGGCATCGCTTGCGCCAAGAGTGGCAAACATTATCAAGAACATTGAGGGAGTAAGTGAACCAATGATTGAGCGCACGGCAGGACTTCCGCAGATTGCCATTGAATACGACCGTGCACGCATTGCCGCGTATGGTTTGAATATTAAAGACATCAATCAAGTGGTAACAACCGCATTCGCAGGCAAACCGGCAGGACAGGTTTTTGAAAACGAACGACGTTTTGATTTGGTCGTACGGTTAGACAGCGCCTATCGCAATTCATTGGAAAACGTGGCAGACCTGTATATTCCGCTGCGCAACGGCAATCAAATTCCCTTATCGCAAGTGGCGAATGTTTCTTTTAAAGAAGGTCCTGTTCAAATCAGTCGTGAGGACGGCAAACGCAGGCTTGTCATTGGTTTCAATGTCAGAGGCAGAGATGTGCAAAGCGTGGTAACAGATATTCAAAAAACATTGGGTAAGCAAGTCAAATTGCCTACAGGATATTATTTTACTTACGGCGGTCAATTTGAAAATCTGCAAAAGGCAAGCAGGCGGTTAATGATTGCCGTGCCTGTTTCCTTGCTGCTGATCTTTATGCTGCTCTACTTTACATTTCGTTCACTTAAACAAGCTACCCTGATTTTTACGGCGATTCCTATGAGCGCTATCGGCGGCGTATTTGCGCTACTGCTGCGCGGCATGCCTTTCAGCATCAGCGCAGGCGTAGGATTTATTGCATTGTTCGGCGTGGCGGTATTAAACGGTATTGTATTGATCGGCACATTTAACCAATTGGAAAAAGACGGTGTTACCGATATTTTGAAACGCGTAATTGAAGGTACAAAAGAACGTTTACGCCCTGTATTAATGACGGCAACCGTAGCATCATTGGGCTTTTTACCGATGGCAATCAGCACGGGAGCAGGTGCAGAAGTTCAAAAGCCTTTGGCAACCGTCGTTATCGGCGGATTGATAACGGCAACTTTTCTCACGTTGTTTGTGCTGCCTTTACTGTACATTATTTTTCATTCAAAAATCAAACTTAAAATGAAACCCGTAACAGTTATGCTTGTGTTGTTTTTAACGACAATTGCTTTTTCTGCAAATGCACAACGTATACAAATATCAAACGTGGATGAAGCCATTGCCATTGCTTTGAAAAACAATGAAGGTATTAAAGCCAAAGAATTGGAAATAAAATCGGCGCAAAGCCTTACCAAAACGGCAGGCGAATTGCCCAAGCTTGATATTGGTGCACAACTCGGTAATTATAACAGTAACCGGTTTGACAATGCTTTTCAGCTTTCGCAGACCATCCCTTTCCCGACATTATTCGGTGCAAGAAAAGGTTTGATAAATGAGCAAATAAAAAGCAAAGAACTCAAAAGCGAACTTTCTGTTTTGGAGCTGAAAAAAGAAGTACGCACCTATTATTACCAAATCCTGTATTTGCAGCACAATAAAACACAACTGCAATATATGGACAGCTTGTATGACGATTTTATCAGGGTGGCGCAGCTGCGTTACAAAACAGGCGATACCAAGAAAGTGGACATCAGTACGGCGAATGCGAAGAAAGGCGAAATCAATTTATTGCTGCAACAGAATGATGTTTACCTCGCTAATGCTTACCAAAGTTTGCGGGCATTAATGAATATCAACGATTCCCTTGAGATTGTGAATACCGCTACATTTCAGCCGTTGCAGATAAGTTCTTTGCTTGACAGCGTTGCCATTGCCAATCATCCTGCCGTAAAAGCATTGTATCAGGAAGTGCAAATTGCGGAGCAAAATAAAAAAGTGGAAAGAGCGCAAGCCTTGCCCGATTTCTCAGTCGGTTATACAAATCAATCCTTAATTGGTTACCAGACCATTAATAATCAGGAACAGTATT